Part of the Rana temporaria chromosome 11, aRanTem1.1, whole genome shotgun sequence genome, tcaattgaacaagctgaaggtagaagctcattggctaccatgcagagctgcactagatttagcattttacagttttagtaaatcaacccctataggctttaaggcccctttcacactggggtgtttttcgggcgttattcaagggtttttcaggcgctttagcgttaaaaaaaaaaaaaaaaaacctgtaaagcgcctgaaagcctcatctgcaatcccagtgtcaaagcctgagtgctttcagagccctttcacactgccagcgcccgaaaaacgctggtaaagcaccgctaagaccctaacgttttagggtgtttttgcagtgcctcagtgtgaaagggtaaggcgtttttacagcgctttcaattcatttcaatggagaggggcgttttttgtagcgtttttttcagcgcccaaaagctgctccaaagatgctgcttgcaggactcggtgtgaaagggtccattgagatgcatggagagcgttttatgagcgttttaatagcgctatttttaacactaaaacgctgtaaaaacgcttcagtgtgaaaggggtcttaataagTTGTGTTCAGGGGCTTTGGCAAAAAATGCCAAAAGCTCCAaaaaacttgagtttaggagcagcagtgtgcatgaggccttcgaGATCACTCCCTAATTAATTCTGACATCCCCTGATCGGTCTAACTTGAGGAAAGAATTACTCAATTTGATAGCATTTCTCTAGTTGATAACGGTTAAGCCAGCGCCAGGCCAATTTTTCTGCTTTGTTTTAGTGCCTTTATTTCTATACAGTGTACCCTGCCACTGCTAGCttcagttagagccggttcacactggggcgacttgcgaacTGACTTcatgtcgtcccaagtcgcgctgtagagaaaaacaatggaagtgaatgagagcggtgttaatacacacgactcaaggcgatccgacttcagaaaaggttcctgtactacttcaatccgacttgtaggcgatttgtacccattgatttcaatggaagtcgcctccaagtctgatcactgtcttaactgaagcaactttccaggaagataacatacatttctcaggcaaacctctcctgcccctccccctccctctcccagagctgattgttgtttgtttggccactggaaagtctcaagtcgtgttgtaaatcgccccagatcgccctttggttcatgttcaagtcgtgtcggagtcgcctctgaaagtcgcgctggaagtcgggtcgccctagtgtgaaccgactctaaggccccgtacacacgggaggatttatccgcggatacggtccagcggaccgtttccacggataaatcctctcgaagatttgcgcggattttgatgcgattgagtgtactcaccatcgaatcgaaatctgcgccgaaatcctctgacgatgacgtgtcgcgccgtcgccgcgatgatgacgcggcgacgtgcgcgacgcagtcatataaggaattccacgcatgcgtcgaatcattacgacgcatgcaggggatccctttggacggattgatccggtgagtctttacagaccagcggatcaatccgttgggatagattccagcggatagatttgaagacatgtcttcaaatatttatctgctggaattcggaaatatccgcggataaatatccgctggaatgtacacaccatagaatctatccgctgaaaccgatccgctgagatttttcagcggatggattcattcgtgtgtatggggccttagtgtagagCAAAGCTAGGTTGTTGAAAGTATACATGATGGTAGATGTACAGAAATTTCTTTATCCTTAATTTAGTAAACTATGTTcagtattttattctatttattccATTCATGTTTAAACTTGAGCtgttttttgctctttctttcttaggTTCTGTGACAACGCCTGATCAGCTAATCGCGCTCGATATCAAACATGGCGTAGAAGCTAAGAATTATGAGGGTGTAAGTTTATTATCTGACCAATACAATGCATGAGTTGTATGTACAGTGCATTTATAAAATTGTGCCTTTTTGTCCCTGTCACATTTCAGCTGGCCAAGGCAGAGAAACTGAAGCCCCTGGAGGTTTTATTAAGACGtctagaggacctgtcacagtctATCATTAAAGATTTTTCATACATGAAAAAGCGGGAAGAAGAAATGAGTGACACAAATGGTGAGTGAAGGTTGAGATTCTGTCAAGACTGGGACAGAGTTGATGATTGAAGAAGGTTGATCATTGCTGATGTTCAGACGTAACTTTTATTTAAGGATTAAGCTGGGGATCTCTAGCCTCTGTCTGCAGTGAAGTGGACCTGTCACATGACCTTGCTAAAACACGTAGATTGCCATTTTTATCGGTTATTGGCTCCATAGAAGTCTGAGGCCAATTCCTACAGTTCAGTCAATGCACAAGACTGGAATAATTTTAGCAAAGGCAGGACAACACTGACAACCTTTTATGCTAATCAGATTTAAGACCAGCTTTAAGATGTTTCTTTACCCTGTCCTCGGGGGTGGCATTTGGGGGAAACCAGGCTATCATCGCCTAAGCCCTCGCATTCCTATGTTGGCCGTCCCTGCTTAGCTTGTGACTTTGGAGAACAACTTTGATGCTACTTTAATCCGACTTCACACTTTCTGGATCAAAGTCTCCTTTAAAAGTcgaatcaaagtagtgcaggcaccaaaggtgtgccaaggtgttcctaatcaccctgtgtggtgcagattgcaccgAAACATACTGCgtcaaacgtgcactaacgcacagaaaaatacagtattaaatggcacataacacactgaaatatacaacgttaaacatgcagtaatgcacagaaatatactgcgttaaacatgcaggaatgcacagaaacatactgcgttaaacgtgcagtaatgcacggaaatagacccctgatatttcactaaagctccctaatggggctcctaaaataaaaaaatggattaaaaataaaaactactgacaccatctaccGCTCTGCTgagctgacaccatccactgccctactgacactgtccactgctctactgacaccattagtatactgtatatgcacatgcaaatatgtttgatctttggggtgcacaccctaatgcaataagctgtgcacacctatggcagGCACCTTTTCAAAGTCGCTACAACTTTAAGTTGCATAGATTGGAATGgatgccattgaaattaatgagcTGTGATGTGTAATGCAACTttgtgtccaaagttgcatgacaagtaacACTAGTGGAAACTGAGCCTTAGCCAGCTAGATTCTTCCACCTACCTTATTTGTGGGGGTCTCCACCCCCCCACGGGacatgtattctgacagctgcactccatgaacaagctgaattttgtTCAGTGTATGACGagttttaggctggattcacatatgAGCACGCAGCGGCTCACCGCAGGAGTCCGGTGCATCCTcgtttcaggttcgatttcagcctgaatttttggttgaatttggacccaaaactaaccaaaaaacacacagggctcctgtgcaagtcGCACCAGAGCGGCTGTGGAGATATCTGACAAAGTGCAGCGAGACGCCAGTACGAAACTGGCTGTGAAGACACAAggtttcactgccagtttccctggCTACACCCAAAAGCCGATTCAAAAATCGGCTCGGGTAAGGACAACGCTGGATGCCTGGacagcagctacaatatttgtacctgctgacttttaactttttttaacgGGGTGgcagaactcctctttaacctGACATATGTTttaattttccccactgtttccaaaaaaatgtttggttGTGGTCGGACTTTTAGGTCTTTAAATTCTGAATGGAAGATTAAATACCTGGATAACAAATCATTACAATCCCTTATTACTATTGCTTAGTTTATTTTTGGCTAGTACTGTATATATGCTGCCACGTGACATAATTTCCTTAGGCTGGTTACAcgctacaaatgttttttttttacttcagccagctgggttgaaggaaaaaaaagattgCCGCACTAACACAAACAATGTTGGACTGTCCCCCCACCAGTacacagaacacactgatcagcacttgcagccattaaaggggttgtaaacccacaaaaaaaagGATCTGCAAGACAAAgggataatgagctagtatgcatagcatactaactcatgaaatactcaccttggatCGAAGTCCCGGCAGCGGACCGGTCCCAGCACACGGCTCTGCCCGGCGACATGTCTCCTGGAGTTATTTCCGGGTATCATGGGCTCCGACGCTGTGATGAcatcaggtttaggagatatccacggtagctacaggtaagccttattatatgctCTTGAACTTTAACTGCCAGCGCTGGTGGGATGTTGGTTTTCCAGCATTGGCGTCAGACAAAAGCCAGTCCTTAGACTGGCCTCTGTAGAACAGACGGCTGGCTATACATGTGGGCCGAAAGTCGGTTGATTCCTGGCAAACTGACTGTTTTTCACCGATTTTTCTGCCTGTGTTTACCTAGCTTAGGGCTCTGCAGAACCATTATTCTCAATGACATTTTGTAAACCTGACATGTCAGGAAGGCCTCATTTACACCTGAGTATTTTGTACCTCAAAGCTCTCGGCATCCTAAATCCCATGTATGTCAGTGGTGACTGTTCACATGTGAGCACTCAAACAcctgtagcttgaagcctgaagctccaaaagctaaataccgtatatacttgagtataagtcgccccgaatataagccaaggcacctaattttaccacaaaaaaactgggaaaacgtgttgactcgagtataagcctagggtgtccatctgcatgcctcactttgcctcactgtgtccatgcgcatgcctcactgcgcatgcattgatttatttattattactatttgtttgtgaAGCGCACATATACCACCAGTtggtggtgccaaagcgctttgtgccAGATTGccggatgttctggcgagggTAGCATAAATAAACGCAACTGCTGCAGAGCAGCAGGAgatagagaagaagaggagagggagagaaagatttaaaggtcagcGAGTGGATGAACAggaaaattggcctaggattggAATGCTTGGAAaaatagccaggtcttcagctttTTCCTGAACGTATATAGGCTTGGGGAGATACGAATGGTAAGCGGGGTTTGGTTCCAGAGAGTTACCCCCGCAGAGCCCATCTATTTTCCTCCCATGGAATTTAGCCTATCGGTATTGCCAGTGATTAGAGCTTTGTCGGCTGAACGGAGACAGCGTCTAGGTGTATAGTGTGGGGTCAGGTCTGATAGAAACTGAGGGCCCAGCTGGTGGTAACCCCTGTAAATCAGGCAGAGGATTTTATAATCGGCACGTTTTGTAACAGGGAGCCAGTGGAGTTCTTTGAGCACAGGGCTGATGTGATCTTGCTTTTGAAGATTGTAAATAAGCCTGGCTGCTtggttctgcaccagctgcagtttCTTGGACCATTTGATGGGAATGCCTAGAAGGACTCTGTTTGAAAAGTCTAGGCGAGAGATAATTAGTGCCTGGACTAAATAGTTCCTTTGATCTTGGGTCAGGAGATGTTTGGTTTTGCGGATGAGTCGTAAAAAATGGGTAGCTCTCGAAACCGATTGTCTGACCTGGGGAATCATACTTAGTTTTTCGCCCAGGATAACCCCCAGGACCGTCGCCTTATCTTTCGGTTTTGGTGTCAAGCCCAACTCGGTGGGCCAGTTTTGAAGGAAGTCAGTCTTGCCTTTTCAAACTACCATGACCTCTGTTTTGTTACCATTAAGGCACAATTTGTTGATGGCCATCCAGTGGTAAATATCACGCAGACAATTGGCCACCCTTCCCCCATACTCACTTTAAAATGCGAACACACACTTATGGTAGTTAGTTTTTGTTCGAATAATAAGATAGCATTTTCCAGCGAGTTTGTGTCTCGTTCTAGGTTGTCCAGCACGACTTCCTTGGGATCCAAGGGGGGTTGACAAAAGGTGCTGTTTTTGATAAGTTTGGGGAAATTAATTGGTGATAATCTTATTCAAATTACGGGTAGGGGGGGCCTGGAATCATTGGGTTTTTTGGCATAGGAGAACGTGGGGCGAAGGCGGGAAGTTTGCAGCTCACCATTTTATGGTCAGACCAGGGGATGTCGGTGATAGTAATATCCTCGTGGGAGCAGTTTAATGTGAATAAAGCGTCATGTGGGTCCATTGACGAGTTGGAAAAAAACAAGTTCCGTCATATCCGAGGGATCTTCCAGCCAGTAgtttagatcagtgtttcccaactccagtcctcaaggcacaccaacaggtcatgttttcaggctttccattattttgcacaggtgatttgatcagtttcactgccttagtaattaccacagccgtttcatctgagggaaatcctgaaaacatgacctgttggtgtgccttgaggactggagttgggaaacactggtttaGATCACCTTGAATTATAATCCTGTCGGCCAGGGTTAGTGCCTGTAGGATGTAGGCGTTGAAGTCTGCAATAAAGGTGGCGTCTCCTAAACCTGGAGGATGGTAAATAGTGAGGCGGAGGAAACTGTTGTTGTTGTCAATCAGACATCGGGTGGCCAGCGCTTCAAAGGAGGAAGCTTAAGGGATGGACAGTTCCGTACATGCGATGGATTGGTCAAAGATGACTGCGACCCCGCCGCCTATGCGAGAGCCTGGGCGGTTTTTAGTGATAATGTTGTACCCCTTTGGTAGCATGTCATCCAGAAGGGCAGGGTAGTCGGCTTTGAACCATGTTTCGGTGATAGATATAATATGGGGGTGCATCGTGTCGGTTTTTTCCAGCTGACCGTACATTAGGGTGTGCTAGGTGAAAGAGTTCAACTGATTTTGGGATGACTTTCCGGTTATTTGCTTGTACCGtagttaggggtgcaacggatcgtcactgatccgtgatccgaacgggtcactccgttcggatcggcacaccacgcgatccgcggagcggtccggagcctcggccgtaggaaagtccccggcttcggcctagctccggagcggcggccatcttgctccaccccaaccaatcacagatcggctgtgattggttggatggGATGTCCCGTCTCTACACCTGATTGGCCCGCATGATGAGCGCCCTCTCTGATTGGAAGGCTTCCCGGATTGACTGGCTTACTTGGCGGCGCTCTGGGAATCATCTCTGCTGACCTGTGTCTTCATTCCGGTGCCTTGGCTTTCACTTTAGCTCCGATTAGAATAACGTCTGTGATGTGTTTACCATTTAAGTAAATGAGCTCCAAAAATGTATTCCGAACCCACAGCTCCGGCTGATTCATACACAGACTGTGCAAGGGAGCAAAATGCTGCCACAAACCGGTTAAGAGTAATGCATATTTCAATAGTACATGCCTCTATACCACCGCTGTGCACACTCCAATTTCTGGGATAACGCACACTCCATGCAATCTGCCTGCACACTGATTAAACTTCTCCTGCAAACAGACCAGGTGGATAGGAAGGATGGcacaggtcagtgatgtagcccaGGAGGGTACCAGCAGTTATAGAGCTTTAAATGAAGCCATAAAAGGTTTTgggcaatttataaaaaaaaattaaagtttacaaatttgcaaaaaaataaaaaaacagtatatttatataaaatctcATATACGTATATActttttacatgttacattttaaaagccgcagcaaaccttacatgtttgctaatgtgacagaacacctctgattttcaaacATGTacggtttgctgcggcttttaaaatttaacatgtaaacagtctgtcagatttacagatactgtatttaagcacataagctacattttgtgttgaaaataactgaatctaaaactctgttgagtgtaacaagattagtctttttattttttattttttgctgatccgaaaaatgatccgatccgaggatcgatccgatccgtgagttttttgatccgttgcacccctaaccgTAGTGGTGCATCTGACTTTCCCTATGCCTTCGGAGGCACAGAGGGTGGAGATGTGCGAGGGTAGTTGGGTCATGTGATTATTCAACAGTCGTAGTTAACTAAAATCATAATACAGTTTACCTTTGTGTGTCTGGGTTACGCAGCAGGGTGGTAGCTGTTGGTCCTGGGAAGGTGCACTGAGGGCAATATAGCAGGGTGCGGGCTGAGCCCGGAGGGGCGCCATTTTATGGGCGGAAGCCGAGTCCTGAGTGGCAGGCGTCCTGGTTGCCTGGGTAAGCCTCTTCACATACACAGCGCTGCCGCCAGGGGAGACGCAGCAGGGGGAGAGCGGGCTGCAGCACCAGGAGCAAGCTGGGGTAAGGTGGCGGCAGATGGTAGTAGAGAACGGAGACCTGTAGAGACGGAAGTTCAGCACAGCATTTAGAATGTCACTGGTTGTCGGAGACGTGGCGGCGCCATTTTATGGGCGGAAGCCGAGTCCTGAGTGGCAGGTGTCCTGGTTGCCTGGGTAAGCCTCTTCACATACACAGCGCTGCCACCAGGGGAGACGCAGCGGGGGGAGAGCGGGCTGCAGCACCAGGAGCAAGCTGGGGTAAGGTGGCGACAGATGGTAGTAGAGAACGGAGATCTGTGGAGACCTGTAGAGACAGAAGTTCAGCACAGCATGTAGAATGTGTCCAtgcgcatgcctcactgtgtccatgcccatgcctcactgtgtccatgcctcactgtgtccatgcctcactgtgtccatgcctcactgtgtccatgactagactgacatttaacatgggagtctatggaaggggtgcctggctttgaaaagttggtgctccccagctgtaggtcccccagacaataaactttgcacacttgtagagtagAAATGGTGCCACATGTTTGCCAagatccgggtccaggggacctacaaccaGCCGGttcccgggtccccaaagttaccgaataaattacagtttaacatgggagtgtatggaaggggtgcccggctttaaaaaatcggtgctccccggccgtaggtccccggacaacaaactttgcacacttgtagaggaagagtggggccaagtttggggtccaggggacctacggccagccggtaccgggtccccaaagtccgggagatcagacacaaaaaggtgactgtattataagccgaggggggcactttcagcacaaaaaaatcggcttatactcgagtatatacggtaagcttCTTTTGAGGCAGATTTGGTCCCATAAAGTTCAATGAGAACGCCTGTaaactcaagcttttttttttttttggcgatcATAAAAGATTTACTTAATATTACATTTACAATACTGAAATGTTCTACCTGCATATATTGACTTACTGTTTTCTTCCTCACAGAATCCACCAGCCAGCGTGTCCTTTACTTCACTACGTTTTCTATGTTTTGCCTTGTCGCTCTTGCCACTTGGCAAGTGTTCTACCTCAGGAAATTCTTCAAATCCAAGAAACTCATAGAGTAATGTGTGGACTTGGATGAAAGACTTATGACGTGCCAAGTAACTAAGAAAGACCAAGTGGATGTGCAGTTTACAATTAGTTTCCGCATTGTGGCACATTTGTGTAAATTGATAATGGTGAGGGATATATATGAGTAGGTGCACAAGTAGCTGTAAATCTAATTCTTGTATTTGGTACAAATTGAAACCTAAAAGCAGCATTCTGGTTGCTGTGATTTACAGCTACCTGCACAGTCTCACAAATGTCCTTCACGATACACTACAATGTATTGAGCTGGGTATAATGAGAGATTTTTGATAATGGATTATGATGTTCAATAGAGATTATGTATACCATTTTGAGATTTTGTAACAGACCCGTAAATCCAAAGAGGAGGTGTGAACTATTTTAGTGGAAGAAACAATGGAAAGTCTGaagccaaaatattttttattacctCTGTACTTGATTAAACTCTCCTGTGGAATATATTTTTGATACTACTAAGTATTCTGCCCTGGTAGGCTTATTTTAATAAACCAAAGCCAAGAACTGCAGTGATATACAAAGTCCGGTAACCTATCACAGCCAGCCAGGTTTTTAAAGACAGATTGCTGAAAGTTGTATTTTAAATTGATCACTGTTCGTTATTACACTTTGCATGTTGCTCTTTGCCTGATTAAATCCAATAATCTGTTACATTTCCTTCAATGGTTgtccatgtcgttttttttttttttttttttaaaccctcaaggccgcattcacaccagagcgttttctggcgttttgtcttGCGTATTCGCATAcatcgttgtccgacgtttttgaacttcgccgttctttattttagccaataggaaaaattatcatctctttcatcacttgttgctatgtttgtagattttttttatcttcttcctgggtgaatattctatttcacagaacagattaaagcgacaaaacgcccgtagaaacgctcgttgcgCTAGACgattgaatcaagcgtttccatggGAATTCAAatgttcaaaaacgcccaaatccgcctctagcgttttatagcttcaggctacaaaacgctcaggtgtgaatgcagcctaacagaatactattttacattgttgcaCAGAAGCTTTTATCTAGATGACAAAGTAATTTACTGTCATTGCAGTTATGTACAAATTTGCTGTGaaccacattattattatttttttagctaaatgccAAGGTCTTGTGATAGTGTGATGGCCTCGTGCAGTGACTGATGAAGTCATAGTGTCTGAAATTTCTATCCTGACCATGCAATAGCTGatgtttaaaggataagttcacctttatccAAAAACTGTCTATGCAGGTAAGGGACGCTTGTAGATAAAAAATAACACTGCAGCTTTGATCAAAGTTAAATAATgttttgctataggtgtaggccatttacaaacCTCCTGAAACCTGACTGAAAAACTTCCAGAGATGGCATCATCCCACCCTGCCACGTTGCTCCCCTTGTATGCCTACCTGCTCC contains:
- the LOC120917541 gene encoding transmembrane emp24 domain-containing protein 10-like, with the translated sequence MMSLLQLLLPCLVLVGAGAISFHLPGDSKKCLKEEIHKDVLVTGEYEVSEQPGIVTHLKVTDSIGHILYSKEDAKKGKFAFTTEDYEVYEVCFESTSSTGSVTTPDQLIALDIKHGVEAKNYEGLAKAEKLKPLEVLLRRLEDLSQSIIKDFSYMKKREEEMSDTNESTSQRVLYFTTFSMFCLVALATWQVFYLRKFFKSKKLIE